TTGGAAAAATATATTTGTTAATCCAAGGGTCTGCTGTAGTGGTAGTCGAATTACCGCCAATAGTATGTAACAAAAATAAACCATTATCCTTGAGACACTCACGGGCTTTTTGCATATAGGTACGGTAATTCCGATAACCGACATGCTCAAACATTCCTAAAGAGACTACCCGATCAAATTGTTCATGAACATCGCGATAATCCTGAAAACGGATCTCAATGGGTAGCCCGGAACAGTTCTGTTTTGCATATTCAAATTGTTCTTTGGATATGGTGATACCGACAACATTGACTCCGTAATTTTCAGCAGCATATTTTGCAAGAGCCCCAAAGCCACAGCCTATATCAAGTACCCGCATCCCTGGCTCAAGTTTTAATTTTTGGCAGCTTAATTCTAATTTATTTAATTGTGCGGTTTCTAGATCATTCGCATTTTTCCAGTACCCACACGTATAATTCATGCGACTGTCTAACATGGATTTAAATAAATCATTTCCCAAATCATAATGTTTTCGACCCACTTCCAGGGCACGCTTTTTTGATTGATGGTTAATCAACTTTAACCAAAGTAATTTCGGCCATAACCATTTGTCGGATTTAATTTTTTGATCCAACTGAGCCAGGAGAATGCGTGTAAAAAATTGATCGAGACTTTTACACTCCCACCATCCATCCATATAGGACTCACCAAGTGCCAATGAGCCGCCGTTAAAAATACGGGCATACAATGCTTCATTGTTAATTTGAATATCCCAGGGTTCACTCCCATTGGGAGTGATTCCTGCTGAATGCAAAAGGTCCGTTACAATTTCTTTAATTTGTTGGTTCATTAGTAGACTCATCCCTTTGTACTACACACCTTAAAAAAATCTAGTAAGTAATTTCTTAGCAAATAATAGTACTTACTTATCCTATGTCCCTAGATAGCAAAAGTCTTCATACACTACTCATCTTATGCATTCAATACAAACAATCATAAGCAAAAAATATCATCTATCAATCTATCTTAATGCAATGAGATATTTAATTAAACTCATCTTCCTCAATAAAATAATATACTGATTTCCCAATCAAGGCATTATGTATTACCTTATCATCATGAATGTAGTATAGATGCTATAAAAACTCATCAAATTTTATTAATCACTACCCGCAACGCTTGCAACTTTAAAGCAGTACTGTGAATAAATTCCTCACTATCAATAAGTTGTTTTTTGTAAAAAGCAATCTCTTCCTCTCGTATCGAGGGATTAATCTTTTTTAAAGCATCCAGTCGTTTTACTTCATGAGAGATATTTTGTTTCATTTGTACTGTTGCTTTCTCCAAAAGCTCTTGTAGTTGCGCTTCTGCTACTTTTTTACTTTGTACCAATATATTCTCTAGATCCGCACGAATCTGTTGAATGATTGGGTATCCTAAATGACGTTTCACAGGCTCACACAATTGATTCAATTGTGTATAATCCAAGATTTTGGAAAGATCCTTTCCTGAAACATCCATAAGCACTCGAATTGGTGTAAGTGGTAAAAAACGATCTAATTGTAAATATTTCGGCGCTGCGCAATTCGCTGTAAAAAAGGATTCTAAAAATAACGTTCCAGGTTTTATGCTTTTAATTGAGATGGTCGCTAAAGTTGCATTACCTACCTCTGAATCCAGGATCATTTCCATAGATTCACTAACCATTGGATGTTCCCAACTTAGGAATTCAACATCCTCACGCACCAAAGCTTTGGAACGCGAATAAGTTATCGTCACCCCATCCTCTTTTAGCCCTGGGAAATGACTGGATTTCATATGATCTGTGGGACGCAATATCTCTGAAGCTTCAGAATGGTATTCATGATCGATGCCATATTCCTGAAACACTTGAGCCATATAGTTTTCCAAACCCAAACAGTTTTCTTCTGCTTCAATAGCTGCAATCAATTCTTCTGCTTCTGGTGCGTTGCACGAGTTTAACTCCAACAGCCGATCGCGTCCCTCATGAAGTGCTTGATTAATTTGTTCCGCTCGCTGTTTAGTCTCGACAATCAGTTGTTCCAATGCTTCATTATTTGCATCTACCGTATCCAGAATAGGCAGTAACTGATCTTCAAATTCTTCATAAAGAGTAAAACCAACAGAGCAACTTTTGGTAAATAAATTAATCCCTTCGTGATACCAGCGAAACAATTTTTCTTGTACCGTATTCAACAGATAAGGAACATAAATTTCTATAGCATGACGCTGACCTATCCGATCAAGTCGGCCAATACGTTGTTCCAGTAAATCAGGGTTTAATGGTAAATCAAACAAGACTAAATGATGAGCAAATTGAAAGTTTCGACCTTCACTTCCTATCTCAGAACAAATAAGGGCCTGCGCGCCATTTTCTTGTTCCGCAAAATAAGCTGCAGCCCGATCGCGTTCAATGATCGATAGGCCTTCATGAAAAGAAGTAGAGCGAAGCCCTACCTTTACTTTTAAATACTGATCCAATGCCATGGCGGTATTTGCTTTGGCACAAATAACCAGCACTTTTTGGGGGAAAACCGCATTGATTTTGTCTGCTAACCATCTCACCCTAGGATCATGTTCAAGCCACAATTCCTTCGCTACAAGTTGTTCGGGATAAAGCTTTCTCTGTCCTTTTTGTTCCTCCAGAGAAGTGTAAATAGCAGGACACTCCAAAGGATTCGCATGCACTCGACGCTCAGGAAAACCCTGAATCGCTGCACGGGTATTACGAAATAGGACACGACCCGTACCATGTCGGTCGAGTAAATCTTTAATGATTTGACTCATATCCAACCCAGTTATTTTGCCCAAAAAGGCTTCTAATTGAGATTTGTGTTCTGGTTTTAAGGCGTCCGTGGATGTGTGCTCGCCATAAGTTAGCAATTCTTGTACTAACTTATTAATGTGCTGGTACCCTTCTTCTTCTTTTTTAAATACAGAAAAATCATAAAAGCGCGAAGGATCCAGCAGTCTTAAACGAGCAAAATGACTGGCGATTCCCGCTTGTTCTGGTGTCGCAGTCAGCAGCAATAAACCTTTGCTTTGTCCCGCTAGTTCTTCAATACACTCATACTCAGGACTTTTTTCTTTCTCGGCCCAATGCAAGTGATGCGCTTCATCGACAATTAACAAATCCCACTCACTACTGAGCGCATGCTGGCGTGCTTTTTCATGTTCCATTAAAAAATCTAAACTGCATAAAACCAATTGTTCATTTTCAAAAAGATTCTCTTGCGTTGTACCGATCTGCATCCCTTCTTCTTCATCTAATTCGTATACAAGTTCATAGCGCTCCGCATCAATTATGGAGAAATACAAATTAAAACGACGAATCATCTCCACAAGCCATTGATGAATCAAAGTTTGCGGTACCACAATCAAAACTCGATTAGCACGGCCGGTACATAACTGATAATGGAGAACCATACCTGCTTCTATGGTCTTACCAAGTCCTACCTCATCGGCAAGCAAAACTCTAGGGGCATAACGTTGTGCTACTTCCCGGGCGATATAAACCTGGTGCTTCAGATGGCTGGTTCGTGAACCCAACAATCCCCTCACTGGAGATTGCTGAAGTCTACTGACATGATTGAGCGTATCAATTCTCAATTTAAATGTATTTAACTTATCAAGCAATCCACTAAAAAGTCTTTGTTCTGGAGTGTTGAGCTGGATAAAACAATCCAGAGATAGCTCACTAATGCGATGCTCCTTCCCTTCTTCATCTACTCCTGTATAAAACATCAATCCTTGACGTTCTTCAACCTGAATTACATACATTTTTTGTTGATCAGATGTAATTACTTCTTCACCAGCTTTATAAATGATACGACTTAGTGGCGCACTATCTGTAGAATAAATTCGTTCCTCACCAGCAGCCGGAAAACTTAAACTCACTTGCCTGCCATTTAACTCAATAATGATCCCTAAGCCCAGTTGTGTTTCGGTGTTGCTAATCCAGCGTTGCCCAATATTAAATGTCATAAAAAATTCATCTTTAATTGTTAAGTGCGGATAAAATAATCAAAAATTAAAATAAACTCAACTTGACTTGTATCCTTTTTTTGAATAGCATGACTCGGTTTTAAACAACTTGAGGGGCATACAATGGATGCAAAATTAGATGACAATGTGGAAGAACAATTTTACTCTACCCAAAGAACATCAAATACAACTTATAGAAGAAAAGCAGCACCAGTTAAGATTGAGGCCGAAAGCTCAATTTTTGATCTTTGCTTAGGATCTAAAGAAGTAAGGGAAAAAGCCCAAAAGCAATTTAAAGAGCAACGAACGGAAGCCATTTCCAATATCAAAAGAGTAACCCCTGGTTTCTTTACACCCTATACAAACAAAACCGAATTCGGTATTTTCGCAGCAGCTCCACTTCCTTCTCCCGTCATTTTATCCTTGGTAAGTGCTGCAACTGCAATCACTGCCGTAGGAGCCGCACTAACTGCTTTAGGAAGTTTAGTTTTTGCCGCAGGTTCAGGATTACATGGGTTACGCAAACCTGAAGCCAAAGAAACGGCACACGAGGCATTACTGGTTGCAGCTAAGGCTGGTATTGTTGCGGCAATTTGTACTGCAATTTCAATTGCTGCTGCTGTAGCGGCCGTTCTTATAGCTCCAGTAGCCTTGGCTTATTTTGTTACTCGTTCTGGTGCGACTATTATTGATGCGATGTCTCGTTGCCTTCCTTGTTGTTCTTCGGAAGAAAATGAAAGATCCTATACAATTAGTATGAGTAATTAAGCAAGATGATTTAAAGTTGGGCTACAAAGCCCAACTCCTCATGCAATATATTTTTAACTCGTTAAATAATTCCTATTTAATGAGTAAACCTCTTATTCATTCTAAAAAACAAATATTCCTTGTTTTTTTAAGTTATCCTGGTTAAAAATAGTAGGCACAGGAAGATTATTCAACAGAAAGGAAATCGTATGGCTACCAACGTAGAAGAGCTTCAACATCTTATCGAAATTGATACCCCCCAAACTAAACCAATAGACTCAGAACAAGTCCCGATAGAAGAAAGAGTAAAAGCTCAATTAAAAATTCTCAATGAAGATTCAGGACAAGATAAGCTCCAAAAAATTACCATTACCAAAGAGCTATTTGATGAAATTAAGAAAAGCCTCCAAAATACAATCAAAAGCATGGAAAAGAATCCGAGTATTTTCTCACGTGCTGCAGAATACTGGGGTGAGTTGCCACTTTGGCAAAAAATTGTTGGCGGTGTCGTATTAACTGTTCCTACTTTAATCATTGGAATCATGGCACATGTAGGTTTCCTTTTGGCACTTTGTGGCGTCACCGCGGTTACTTATACCGCAGGAGGAGTCATTCTGGATGATCATCATAAATGCAGTACTAGTGCTGTAGAAAGTTTACAAAAAGGAATTTTAGGGCTGGCGGATCTTTTAGAACTTACTATTAGTGCATTAGAGATTATTCGTAAACAATTAGTAGTGGAAATTCAAAAATTTGCCAAAGAAAATGCAACCCTTGTAGAGAATATCGAACAGTTAAGCAAACAGATTGATGAGATAGACAAACAAATTTTAGCTACCTCCGGAATCAATAAGGCCTTAGGTGAAACCAAAGATGGATTAGAAGCAGTCTCTAGTCAGCTCAAAGACGACGTTAGTCTAAATGCTGAATTTTTACAACAAAACCAAGTGAAG
The DNA window shown above is from Legionella sp. PC997 and carries:
- the cfa gene encoding cyclopropane fatty acyl phospholipid synthase — protein: MNQQIKEIVTDLLHSAGITPNGSEPWDIQINNEALYARIFNGGSLALGESYMDGWWECKSLDQFFTRILLAQLDQKIKSDKWLWPKLLWLKLINHQSKKRALEVGRKHYDLGNDLFKSMLDSRMNYTCGYWKNANDLETAQLNKLELSCQKLKLEPGMRVLDIGCGFGALAKYAAENYGVNVVGITISKEQFEYAKQNCSGLPIEIRFQDYRDVHEQFDRVVSLGMFEHVGYRNYRTYMQKARECLKDNGLFLLHTIGGNSTTTTADPWINKYIFPNGMIPSMAQISHASEGVFTMENWANFGAYYDHTLMAWHEHFERNWDYLKEHYDQRFYRMWRYYLLACAGTFRARTNQLWQIVFSKNGVPGGYQEPLFTGVKKRDSEKKTISDLELS
- the rapA gene encoding RNA polymerase-associated protein RapA, with product MTFNIGQRWISNTETQLGLGIIIELNGRQVSLSFPAAGEERIYSTDSAPLSRIIYKAGEEVITSDQQKMYVIQVEERQGLMFYTGVDEEGKEHRISELSLDCFIQLNTPEQRLFSGLLDKLNTFKLRIDTLNHVSRLQQSPVRGLLGSRTSHLKHQVYIAREVAQRYAPRVLLADEVGLGKTIEAGMVLHYQLCTGRANRVLIVVPQTLIHQWLVEMIRRFNLYFSIIDAERYELVYELDEEEGMQIGTTQENLFENEQLVLCSLDFLMEHEKARQHALSSEWDLLIVDEAHHLHWAEKEKSPEYECIEELAGQSKGLLLLTATPEQAGIASHFARLRLLDPSRFYDFSVFKKEEEGYQHINKLVQELLTYGEHTSTDALKPEHKSQLEAFLGKITGLDMSQIIKDLLDRHGTGRVLFRNTRAAIQGFPERRVHANPLECPAIYTSLEEQKGQRKLYPEQLVAKELWLEHDPRVRWLADKINAVFPQKVLVICAKANTAMALDQYLKVKVGLRSTSFHEGLSIIERDRAAAYFAEQENGAQALICSEIGSEGRNFQFAHHLVLFDLPLNPDLLEQRIGRLDRIGQRHAIEIYVPYLLNTVQEKLFRWYHEGINLFTKSCSVGFTLYEEFEDQLLPILDTVDANNEALEQLIVETKQRAEQINQALHEGRDRLLELNSCNAPEAEELIAAIEAEENCLGLENYMAQVFQEYGIDHEYHSEASEILRPTDHMKSSHFPGLKEDGVTITYSRSKALVREDVEFLSWEHPMVSESMEMILDSEVGNATLATISIKSIKPGTLFLESFFTANCAAPKYLQLDRFLPLTPIRVLMDVSGKDLSKILDYTQLNQLCEPVKRHLGYPIIQQIRADLENILVQSKKVAEAQLQELLEKATVQMKQNISHEVKRLDALKKINPSIREEEIAFYKKQLIDSEEFIHSTALKLQALRVVINKI
- a CDS encoding LegC2/C7 family Dot/Icm T4SS effector, which codes for MATNVEELQHLIEIDTPQTKPIDSEQVPIEERVKAQLKILNEDSGQDKLQKITITKELFDEIKKSLQNTIKSMEKNPSIFSRAAEYWGELPLWQKIVGGVVLTVPTLIIGIMAHVGFLLALCGVTAVTYTAGGVILDDHHKCSTSAVESLQKGILGLADLLELTISALEIIRKQLVVEIQKFAKENATLVENIEQLSKQIDEIDKQILATSGINKALGETKDGLEAVSSQLKDDVSLNAEFLQQNQVKLDRITEAYSNSKKELAEKIEEIKKVKLELEAELSRARMMVETLSSTVKELSNTVIGEDQRNAFKEKIDAFIQQKEGTFLGIATDFERSGQKFKQVQQELETTNGKYEELLKKQEEHITVLATLRNQAPTEQMPRTSFGELLGKNGIYATKQETPTQDGTPSSSLELN